The proteins below come from a single Rosa rugosa chromosome 2, drRosRugo1.1, whole genome shotgun sequence genomic window:
- the LOC133728814 gene encoding uncharacterized protein LOC133728814 — protein sequence MPQDLPGFYYDAEKNRYFPNKGPVPGSRSTAAAAAASSSAQQLNQEANKCKLTKVRTSKLLQARELYGNVIASSKGRCNFKEEFQKAQASHPVVWKYQGTNKLGDGALERINIDVQTGEGLTGTDFLLAGGRNGSLSLFEFGKVGQGFHYGMKCLPDLVWPLLNKSQVECRKAPGHIWRPAQNTPRMSSSISCIKTFGKHSTENDGSSIQNALVSTLGAEDRGGSLFVINLTELLDFRPNRSILRRNIDEVATFNCTVWTADCRSDGSRAVIGTNLGAALVDLETGVKSWLLRSKSDVLAQQLVHSGNVVLCGLRNGAIVTVDVREKREGFSARHASHRIRHSPLDSTPGKSSEKWFKLSGNIHPSHTIKMPSSIACLVSLQFDDQYFLASSMDGTVKLYDHRIIQRGAVQTYEGNVNSHTRLQLGVDPSERFFISGGEDCNLRLWSIKSGELLFEDKLTNTVTPTVCWQKAEAFKGLQDERQSYDNVKHDSLGAWLGSAEGIFYVDWEL from the exons aTGCCCCAAG ATCTTCCTGGGTTTTATTATGATGCGGAGAAGAATAGGTACTTCCCCAACAAGGGCCCAGTACCCGGTTCTCGTagtactgctgctgctgctgcggcTTCTTCTAGTGCTCAGCAACTGAACCAG GAAGCCAACAAATGTAAGCTAACAAAAGTAAGAACTTCTAAGCTGCTTCAGGCTAGGGAGTTATATGGTAATGTCATTGCTTCCAGTAAAGGGAGGTGCAACTTCAAGGAGGAATTCCAAAAGGCACAAGCATCCCATCCTGTG GTTTGGAAGTATCAGGGAACAAACAAGCTAGGTGATGGTGCTTTGGAGCGGATAAACATTGATGTACAGACAGGAGAGGGTTTAACTGGTACAGATTTTCTCTTAGCAGGTGGCAGAAATGGCTCTTTAAG TTTATTTGAATTCGGAAAAGTCGGGCAGGGTTTTCATTATGGGATGAAATGCTTGCCAGATCTTGTCTGGCCTCTCTTAAACAAAAGTCAAGTAGAATGTAGAAAAGCGCCTGGGCACATATGGAGACCAGCTCAAAATACACCACGGATGTCATCGAGTATATCTTGTATAAAAACATTTGGCAAGCACAGCACAGAAAATGACGGTTCTAGCATCCAGAATGCTCT GGTATCTACGCTAGGAGCTGAGGACCGTGGTGGATCACTTTTTGTTATTAACCTTACTGAACTCTTAGATTTTCGTCCAAATAGATCTATCTTAAGGCGGAACATTGATGAAGTTGCGACTTTCAACTGCACCGTTTGGACAGCAGATTGTAGATCTGATGGGAGTCGTGCAGTGATTG GAACCAATCTGGGAGCTGCTTTGGTAGATCTGGAAACTGGGGTGAAATCATGGCTGCTGCGTAGTAAAAGTGATGTTTTGGCACAACAACTTGTTCACTCG GGAAATGTTGTTTTATGTGGACTCAGAAATGGAGCAATTGTAACGGTTGATGTTCGTGAGAAACGGGAAGGATTTTCTGCAAGACATGCTAGTCATAGAATACGGCACTCACCTTTGGATAGCACTCCTGGAAAATCTAGTGAAAAATGGTTCAAG CTTTCTGGAAATATACATCCTTCTCATACCATAAAAATGCCTTCATCTATTGCATG TTTAGTATCGCTTCAGTTTGATGATCAGTACTTCTTGGCAAGCTCCATGGACGGAACG GTAAAGCTTTATGACCATCGTATAATCCAAAGAGGAGCTGTCCAAACTTATGAGGGGAATGTGAATTCCCATACTCGTTTGCAGCTTGGAGTTGATCCATCTGAGCGATTTTTTATATCAG GTGGAGAGGACTGCAATTTAAGACTTTGGAGTATAAAGTCAGGCGAACTGCTTTTTGAGGACAAGTTAACAAATACAGTCACCCCAACTGTGTGCTGGCAAAAAGCTGAAG CGTTTAAAGGATTGCAGGATGAAAGGCAAAGCTATGACAATGTTAAACATGATAGCTTGGGGGCTTGGCTTGGATCGGCAGAAGGAATATTTTACGTGGACTGGGAACTTTGA
- the LOC133733210 gene encoding MDIS1-interacting receptor like kinase 2-like produces MRSFTSPDKVYSLACLILYVHLVLSPVIGFASASSTEAEALIKWKASFEYQTQNNNLTSWTYFPSNATNSSTNSNPCSVWTGISCNNAGSVNKMNLTDYGIQGTLHEFPFISLPNLEYVDLSMNKLYDAIPPQISSLSKLIYLDLSYNQFTGKIPPEIGLITNLEVLHLNENQLNGSIPQELGQLNPLYELALYANKLEGPIPASLGSLSNLTTLYLHVNYLSGSIPAFLVNLTNLAYLALFDNQFSGSIPPELGNLTNLVRLRMGENHLTGPIPPNFGSLKELTSLFLNNNNLSGSIPTSLGDLRNLTSLYLYDNKLSGTIPKEIGNLKSMVDLELSTNQLSGSIPTSFGDLTNLEILFLNDNQLSGSIPQEIGNLMKLTIVELDNNQFSGYLPQNICLGGSLENFTVSTNYLTGPLPKSLKTCKSLVRIRLDGNHLTSNISEDFDAYPNLRYIDLSHNNLYGEISPVWGQCPQLATLRIAGNNLTGSIPPEIGNATQIHELDLSSNRLVGVIPKEIGRLTFLLRLTLNENQLWGSIPSEFGSLTDLLYLDLSSNKFNESIPSILGNLFKLVYLNLGHNKFSEDLPFQLENLNHLSQLDLSDNSLEGEIPSQMSKMQSLENLNLSHNNLSGLIPTTFEQMLSLIYIDLSFNQLQGAIPNNKAFKDASLEGNKGLCGNVSALQPCKEKKHISKRNRTLMFLTIFLVVGALSLAFAGVVLIRKGRGKQGQETDDSSVQHEYVFSTSDFDGRRMHEEIIKATNGFDAIYCIGKGGSGSVYKAKLPSGSIVAVKKLHPILEGEEASRKEFLNEIRTLIEIRHRNIVKLIGFCSHAHHSFLVYEYMEKGSLASILNKEHEAIKLDWSTRVRIVRGVAHALSYMHHDCSPPIVHRDISSNNILLNYEYEPCVSDFGTAKLLNPDSSNWTARAGTYGYVAPELAYTMKVTEKCDVYSFGVLALEVIMGKQPGDLIFSFSSPSANGEVLLNDVLDQRLPVPTPHVLDELVTIARIAIACKHAHPQSRPTMHMVSQVLSSRPAHGQQETILPVH; encoded by the exons ATGAGATCATTTACTTCTCCTGATAAAGTTTACTCTCTGGCTTGCCTTATTTTGTATGTCCACCTGGTTTTATCACCAGTCATTGGTTTTGCTTCTGCTAGTTCAACTGAAGCAGAGGCTCTTATCAAATGGAAGGCTAGTTTTGAGTACCAAACTCAGAATAACAATCTTACCTCATGGACTTACTTTCCCAGTAATGCCACAAATTCTTCCACCAATTCAAACCCATGCAGTGTTTGGACTGGGATTTCATGCAACAATGCAGGAAGTGTCAACAAGATGAACCTCACCGATTATGGTATTCAAGGTACGCTGCATGAATTTCCATTCATCTCGTTACCTAATCTTGAATATGTTGACCTTAGCATGAATAAACTCTATGATGCCATCCCACCTCAGATTAGTTCCCTCTCCAAACTCATCTATCTTGATCTATCTTACAATCAGTTTACTGGGAAAATCCCACCAGAAATTGGTCTGATAACAAATCTTGAGGTCCTTCATCTAAATGAAAATCAGTTAAATGGCTCAATCCCCCAAGAACTAGGTCAACTCAATCCTCTTTACGAGCTTGCTCTGTACGCAAACAAACTAGAAGGTCCAATTCCTGCTTCTCTGGGTAGTTTGAGCAACCTCACTACTTTGTATCTCCATGTAAATTACCTTTCCGGTTCTATTCCGGCTTTTCTGGTTAATTTAACCAACCTGGCTTATTTGGCTCTCTTTGACAATCAATTTTCTGGTTCCATTCCTCCAGAATTGGGAAACCTTACAAATTTGGTTAGACTCAGAATGGGTGAAAACCATTTAACAGGTCCTATCCCTCCAAATTTTGGAAGCTTAAAAGAGCTAACTTCTTTGTTCTTGAACAACAATAATCTTTCTGGTTCAATCCCGACGTCTTTAGGTGATCTGAGAAACCTTACCTCGCTCTATCTGTATGACAACAAACTTTCTGGCACCATTCCAAAAGAGATAGGGAACTTGAAATCTATGGTCGATCTAGAGTTGAGCACAAATCAACTCAGTGGTTCCATTCCTACTTCATTTGGTGACTTGACAAACCTAGAAATCTTATTTCTTAATGATAACCAACTCTCTGGTTCCATCCCCCAAGAAATAGGGAATCTCATGAAGTTGACCATAGTGGAATTGGATAATAACCAATTTTCTGGTTATTTGCCCCAAAATATTTGCCTAGGTGGATCACTGGAAAACTTTACAGTATCCACCAACTATTTGACAGGTCCACTTCCCAAAAGCTTGAAAACTTGCAAGAGCTTAGTCCGAATCCGTCTTGATGGCAACCATTTGACAAGCAATATATCTGAAGATTTTGATGCCTATCCAAATCTTCGATATATAGACCTAAGCCACAACAACTTATATGGTGAGATCTCACCTGTCTGGGGACAATGTCCACAATTAGCAACCCTCCGAATTGCGGGGAACAACCTTACTGGCAGCATCCCACCTGAAATTGGCAATGCAACACAAATTCATGAGCTCGATCTTTCATCAAATCGTTTAGTCGGGGTGATTCCTAAGGAGATTGGGAGATTGACTTTTTTGCTGCGTCTCACCTTGAATGAGAATCAACTTTGGGGTAGTATACCATCAGAATTTGGATCATTGACTGATCTTTTATATCTTGATCTGTCCAGCAATAAATTCAATGAGTCCATTCCAAGCATTTTAGGTAACTTGTTTAAATTAGTCTACTTGAACTTGGGCCACAACAAGTTCAGCGAAGACCTGCCATTTCAGTTGGAGAATTTAAATCACCTGTCCCAACTAGATTTAAGTGATAATTCACTTGAGGGTGAGATACCATCACAAATGAGCAAAATGCAAAGCTTGGAGAATCTGAATCTTTCCCACAATAATCTTTCTGGTCTCATTCCAACAACATTTGAGCAAATGCTTAGCTTGATTTACATCGACCTatccttcaatcagttacaggGTGCCATTCCTAACAACAAAGCATTTAAAGATGCTTCATTGGAAGGGAACAAAGGATTATGTGGAAATGTTTCAGCACTTCAACCATGCAAGGAAAAGAAGCATATCTCAAAGAGgaatcgaacactcatgttttTAACCATTTTCCTTGTTGTGGGAGCACTTTCCCTCGCTTTTGCCGGAGTTGTCTTGATTAGAAAAGGAAGGGGAAAACAAGGGCAGGAAACAGATGATAGCAGCGTGCAACATGAATACGTTTTTTCAACATCGGATTTTGATGGAAGAAGAATGCATGAAGAAATCATCAAGGCAACCAATGGTTTCGACGCCATATATTGCATCGGAAAGGGAGGATCCGGAAGTGTCTACAAGGCAAAGCTACCATCAGGCAGCATAGTTGCAGTGAAGAAACTCCATCCAATACTTGAGGGTGAAGAGGCGTCTCGGAAGGAGTTCCTCAACGAAATAAGGACACTAATAGAGATTCGGCACCGAAACATTGTGAAACTTATTGGTTTCTGTTCACATGCTCATCACTCATTTTTGGTCTATGAGTATATGGAAAAAGGTAGTTTGGCTTCAATTCTGAACAAAGAACATGAAGCCATAAAACTGGATTGGAGTACAAGGGTGAGAATTGTAAGAGGTGTGGCTCATGCCTTGTCTTATATGCATCATGATTGCTCTCCACCTATTGTGCATCGAGACATATCAAGCAACAACATTTTGCTGAACTACGAATATGAGCCTTGTGTTTCAGACTTCGGCACTGCTAAGCTTTTAAATCCAGACTCATCTAATTGGACTGCTCGTGCAGGCACATATGGATATGTTGCACCAG AGCTCGCTTACACAATGAAGGTAACTGAAAAATGTGATGTGTATAGCTTCGGAGTGCTGGCGCTGGAAGTGATAATGGGAAAGCAGCCTGGTGATTTAATCTTCTCCTTTTCGTCTCCATCTGCCAACGGAGAAGTATTGCTGAACGATGTGCTGGACCAACGACTCCCCGTTCCCACACCTCATGTTCTGGATGAATTGGTAACTATTGCAAGAATAGCAATTGCATGTAAGCATGCCCATCCACAATCAAGGCCAACAATGCACATGGTTTCTCAAGTGTTATCATCCCGACCTGCCCATGGACAACAAGAAACTATACTTCCAGTTCATTAA